In a single window of the Funiculus sociatus GB2-C1 genome:
- a CDS encoding surface-adhesin E family protein, which translates to MNKLLKLQLSRIALVSGISFIAINGSLSAIASWMEVSKAPDNAPIYIDPERIVRKGDIVEFWRRNLFTNPQPDGAFGVDNYHSINCKKGLFRWRRSIRFDPNGRIVSENDIGKEDKLLEMQIQPGSIMEDFYKSVCPPLQEQVKN; encoded by the coding sequence ATGAATAAGCTGCTAAAACTTCAACTGTCGCGCATAGCTCTAGTATCCGGGATAAGCTTCATCGCCATCAATGGTAGTTTGAGCGCGATCGCATCTTGGATGGAAGTCAGCAAAGCACCCGACAACGCCCCCATATATATCGACCCGGAGCGCATAGTTAGGAAGGGGGATATTGTAGAATTCTGGCGGCGTAACCTCTTTACAAATCCTCAACCTGACGGCGCTTTTGGAGTAGATAATTATCATTCTATAAACTGTAAAAAAGGCTTATTCCGCTGGCGGCGGTCGATTCGTTTCGATCCAAATGGTCGCATCGTTTCTGAAAACGATATAGGCAAAGAAGACAAATTGCTAGAAATGCAAATTCAACCCGGAAGTATCATGGAGGACTTCTATAAATCTGTATGTCCACCACTACAAGAACAAGTAAAAAATTAA
- a CDS encoding esterase-like activity of phytase family protein: protein MNRSKFRLLPRLLGIAIAFLIFLTSCGIQPGVARDRVFLDLSLDFLGEYQLPKMKFKDTPVGGLSGLTYDRQQNRFYAISDDRGTFAPARFYTLKLILNDDSDRQISLQKVEVEDVTFLTDEQGKTYPKGTLDTEGIAITPQKSVFIASEGIPPNGVSPVVGEFDLETGRLRQTLPIPERYLVDATKSNKDATTGTQNNLGFESLTLSPFGTIPAKGEAIRLFTATESSLMQDKEPANSNQGAKCRLLHYLITDGPPLVIAEHLYQMEPPPSAALKDGLAELLAVDTGGHFLSLERSLSLLGFSVRIYQAATGGATDISRVPSLKGEVSGINPVKKKLLLNLDELGVALANFEGMTFGPRLPDGSQSLLLVSDDNFQPEQVTKFFLFRLKNGR from the coding sequence GTGAACCGGAGCAAATTTAGGTTGCTACCAAGGCTTTTGGGCATAGCGATCGCATTCTTAATTTTTCTCACTTCCTGTGGCATCCAGCCAGGGGTGGCACGAGATCGGGTGTTTCTCGATCTATCCCTAGATTTTTTGGGAGAGTACCAGCTGCCCAAGATGAAATTTAAGGATACACCCGTTGGGGGCTTATCAGGGCTGACCTACGACCGACAGCAAAACCGTTTCTATGCCATTTCCGATGACCGCGGCACGTTTGCTCCCGCCCGATTCTACACGCTGAAGCTAATTTTAAATGATGATAGCGATCGCCAGATCAGCCTTCAGAAAGTAGAAGTTGAAGACGTTACCTTTCTTACCGACGAGCAAGGAAAAACTTATCCTAAAGGCACCCTGGATACTGAAGGAATTGCCATTACTCCCCAAAAATCCGTATTTATCGCTAGCGAAGGCATTCCCCCTAATGGCGTTTCCCCCGTTGTAGGCGAATTTGACTTAGAAACCGGACGGCTACGGCAAACTTTGCCTATCCCAGAGCGTTATCTTGTTGATGCTACAAAATCAAATAAAGACGCAACAACTGGCACTCAAAATAACTTAGGATTTGAATCACTCACCCTTAGTCCCTTCGGTACTATTCCCGCTAAAGGAGAAGCAATTCGCTTATTTACAGCTACAGAGTCATCTTTGATGCAGGATAAAGAACCAGCTAATTCTAACCAGGGAGCCAAATGTCGTTTACTGCACTATTTAATCACCGATGGGCCTCCGCTGGTAATTGCCGAACATTTATATCAAATGGAACCTCCTCCCAGTGCGGCATTAAAAGATGGCTTGGCGGAGTTATTAGCTGTGGATACGGGTGGGCATTTTCTCAGTTTAGAACGTTCTTTGAGTTTATTAGGTTTCAGCGTGCGGATTTATCAAGCAGCAACTGGCGGAGCTACTGATATTTCTCGTGTTCCCAGCCTCAAGGGTGAGGTTAGTGGAATTAACCCAGTCAAGAAAAAGTTACTGTTGAACTTGGATGAATTGGGTGTTGCTTTAGCAAACTTTGAAGGGATGACTTTTGGCCCTCGTTTACCTGATGGCAGCCAAAGTTTACTTCTGGTTAGCGATGATAATTTCCAACCTGAGCAAGTAACTAAGTTTTTTTTGTTTCGTCTTAAAAATGGGCGTTGA
- a CDS encoding tetratricopeptide repeat protein — protein MAQVWYKQRPSKALFLGITALFLLCSGSVGWAADDDKPKINPLEITTPDPLLPSPPVERPATPQEIRLLREALDDLNTQATEQLKAGNAPAAFEIWYRELRLRRSLGTVEEVQALGRIGDIAWTNNQKADLQIITQRLQTIRAEALGKPIRKNEKRPLGTADVPATVTDVTPENAELLQALGQAYQQIRLPGEAVEIYQLILADARQRQDIATEEATLKTIAQGHMSWFDYPKAAAAYEELLVLASQKGDRVSEVVYLQQLAYIYDKVKQPENSLKFKQQLLQNYLSDPQAANQIPAIKIAIADDYQALNPPNPDAASQNYQEAYNLAWTLQQFASASEALKKLGDLYRNYKKPEFALQVYQVLLKVDQQSYNYYNLMNTYDQMGQIYLERGDMEQAKTAFQQGLELAKSLKYQENYFVTQIERVTKQD, from the coding sequence ATGGCTCAGGTGTGGTATAAGCAGCGTCCCTCAAAAGCACTCTTTTTAGGAATTACCGCTTTGTTCCTGCTGTGTTCGGGTTCTGTCGGTTGGGCAGCTGATGATGATAAACCCAAAATCAACCCCCTGGAAATAACGACACCCGATCCCCTGTTGCCTTCTCCACCAGTAGAGCGTCCCGCCACCCCCCAAGAAATCCGCCTATTGAGAGAGGCTTTGGATGATTTAAACACCCAGGCAACTGAACAGCTAAAAGCAGGCAATGCACCAGCAGCTTTTGAAATTTGGTATCGGGAACTGCGCTTGCGGCGATCGCTTGGTACCGTCGAAGAGGTGCAAGCATTGGGACGGATTGGCGATATTGCCTGGACGAATAATCAAAAAGCTGATTTGCAAATCATCACCCAGCGTCTGCAAACGATTCGGGCTGAGGCGTTAGGAAAGCCGATCCGTAAAAACGAGAAGCGTCCTTTGGGAACAGCAGATGTTCCTGCTACCGTAACTGATGTCACACCAGAAAATGCGGAGCTTTTGCAAGCTTTGGGTCAAGCTTACCAGCAAATTCGCTTACCTGGGGAAGCTGTGGAGATTTATCAACTAATTTTAGCTGATGCTCGTCAGCGCCAAGATATTGCGACAGAAGAAGCAACGCTGAAGACAATTGCCCAAGGGCACATGAGTTGGTTTGATTATCCCAAAGCGGCGGCAGCTTATGAGGAGTTGCTGGTTTTGGCGAGTCAAAAAGGCGATCGCGTTAGCGAAGTCGTTTATCTACAACAACTGGCGTATATTTACGATAAGGTAAAGCAACCGGAAAATTCTCTCAAGTTTAAGCAACAGCTTTTGCAAAACTACCTCAGCGATCCGCAAGCTGCAAATCAAATACCAGCGATTAAGATAGCGATCGCCGACGACTATCAAGCCCTCAACCCACCAAACCCAGACGCGGCAAGCCAAAACTATCAGGAAGCCTATAATCTAGCATGGACTTTGCAACAGTTTGCCTCTGCCAGCGAAGCCTTGAAAAAACTAGGCGATCTCTACCGAAATTATAAAAAGCCGGAATTTGCTTTGCAGGTTTATCAAGTTTTATTGAAAGTAGATCAGCAGTCGTACAATTACTACAACTTGATGAATACCTACGACCAAATGGGACAAATTTATTTGGAACGTGGGGACATGGAGCAAGCCAAGACAGCATTTCAACAGGGGCTGGAATTAGCCAAGTCTTTGAAATATCAAGAAAATTATTTTGTTACTCAGATTGAACGAGTGACTAAGCAAGATTAG
- a CDS encoding ABC transporter permease, with protein MSRSKALQYYIFARVLLAPLMLWTIVTIVFLLLRATPGDPVDAVLGGRAPEDVKVRYRQELGLSDPLWVQYIRYLGDLLHLDLGKSITSRGLEVWDVIGQYFPATVELAVFSMAIAFIVGVGVGILSASRPGTALDAGGRLFGIISYSLPLFWVGMILQLIFSVQLGWFPLGSRFPLTLQAPPSITGLYTIDSLLSGNFSQFFIALHHLALPSLTLGILLSGIFERIVRVNLKQTLKADYVEAARARGIPERRILFAHALKNAMIPVITVLGLTLAALLGGAVLTEVTFSWPGLGNRLYEAISLRDYPTVQGIMIFFASIVVFASILIDIINAYIDPRIRY; from the coding sequence ATGTCACGTTCTAAAGCCCTACAATATTACATTTTCGCCCGTGTCCTTCTAGCACCTTTAATGCTGTGGACAATTGTCACCATCGTATTTTTGCTCCTCCGGGCGACACCAGGAGATCCAGTCGATGCGGTTTTAGGCGGTCGCGCCCCAGAAGATGTCAAGGTAAGGTATCGTCAAGAGTTGGGGCTATCTGACCCGCTGTGGGTGCAATACATTCGCTATTTAGGAGATTTACTGCATCTAGATTTGGGTAAATCTATCACCAGTCGCGGACTAGAGGTGTGGGACGTAATTGGGCAATACTTCCCGGCGACGGTGGAATTAGCGGTGTTTAGTATGGCGATCGCATTTATTGTTGGCGTTGGTGTTGGTATCCTTTCCGCCTCCCGTCCCGGAACCGCTTTAGACGCTGGTGGGCGTTTATTTGGCATCATCAGCTACTCGCTGCCTTTATTTTGGGTGGGGATGATCCTACAGCTGATTTTCTCAGTACAGTTGGGTTGGTTTCCCCTCGGATCGCGCTTTCCCCTAACATTACAGGCTCCTCCCAGCATCACAGGTCTTTACACCATTGACAGCCTCTTAAGCGGTAACTTCAGCCAATTTTTCATCGCTTTACATCATCTTGCCCTCCCTAGCCTGACACTAGGAATCCTCCTCAGCGGGATTTTTGAGCGGATTGTGCGAGTAAATTTGAAGCAAACTTTGAAAGCAGATTACGTAGAAGCCGCAAGAGCCAGAGGCATTCCCGAAAGGCGGATTCTCTTTGCCCACGCCTTGAAAAATGCCATGATTCCCGTGATTACCGTCCTGGGGTTAACTCTTGCTGCTTTGCTAGGCGGTGCCGTTTTAACAGAAGTTACCTTCTCTTGGCCCGGATTAGGTAATCGTTTGTATGAGGCAATTTCTTTACGAGATTACCCCACAGTTCAAGGCATCATGATATTTTTTGCCTCAATTGTGGTATTTGCCAGCATTTTGATTGACATCATTAATGCCTATATCGATCCTCGGATTCGTTATTAA
- a CDS encoding four helix bundle protein, translated as MGRPDFEDLDVYKLAESLANQIWHIVKQWDDFAKQTLGKQIVRAADSVCANISEGRGRYNFQDNRRFIKIARGSLYETISLLRLAYARQLLTHEQVTKLKPIIDELPPKLNAYLKSRGN; from the coding sequence ATGGGAAGACCAGATTTTGAGGATTTGGATGTTTACAAGTTAGCTGAGAGTTTAGCAAATCAAATTTGGCATATTGTTAAGCAATGGGACGATTTTGCTAAACAGACACTTGGTAAACAAATTGTTCGTGCCGCAGATAGCGTCTGTGCCAATATTTCTGAAGGAAGAGGTCGGTACAATTTCCAAGACAATCGGCGTTTTATAAAGATTGCTAGAGGATCTTTATACGAAACAATAAGTTTGTTGAGATTAGCATACGCTCGACAGCTCTTGACACATGAACAAGTAACCAAACTCAAACCAATCATTGATGAACTGCCACCCAAGCTAAATGCCTACTTAAAATCTCGTGGCAATTAG
- a CDS encoding ABC transporter substrate-binding protein encodes MFIRQWRRAGQFFCLFSLCLFLAVSCGRRPSADTAVSPSPVAGGGRITIGTTQKPRTMDPADNYELAASYLHYNLGDRLYTYEPGTANLKPQLATALPKVSPDGLTYTIPVRQGVVFHDGTPFNAEAMAFSLRRFIENKGKPSFLLGDIVDSVQASGEYELSIKLKKPFAAFPSLLAFNGASAVSPKVYEIGAGKFKPNEFVGTGPYKLVQFSSESQRLDVFDKYWGEKPVNKGIDVQVLTNSANLYNTFRTGGVDVAYLSLDPDQIASLKDGGTKGSWQVNESQGSAASYMVLNTKAKPLDNPIVRQAIASMVNRPLVNERSLKNQAEPLYSMVPTTFDVYKPVFKDQYGDGNTEKAKQLLQEAGYSPTNPLKLEVWYPSTSPTRRLAAGTLQALATQQFGGTLQFEVKTEDSASFFKNVSQGIYQTVLLDWYPDFLDPDNYVQPFLDCTKGSAATGCEEGASQTQGSFYYSDRMNQLIAQQRKEQNPEARKKVFAEIQDLLAKDVPYVPLWQSKDYAFAQKGVNGLRINPTQDFAFWTIKK; translated from the coding sequence ATGTTCATCAGACAGTGGCGACGCGCAGGACAATTTTTTTGTTTGTTCTCCCTTTGTTTATTTCTAGCAGTCAGCTGCGGTAGAAGACCGAGTGCTGATACTGCTGTGTCTCCTTCTCCTGTTGCTGGTGGAGGTCGTATTACCATTGGCACCACCCAGAAGCCACGGACGATGGACCCAGCGGATAACTACGAGCTGGCAGCAAGCTACTTGCACTATAATTTGGGCGATCGCTTGTATACCTACGAACCGGGAACCGCCAACCTCAAACCCCAGTTAGCGACAGCATTACCTAAAGTCAGTCCAGATGGGTTAACTTATACCATCCCCGTGCGTCAAGGTGTTGTATTTCACGATGGCACCCCCTTCAACGCCGAAGCAATGGCATTTTCTCTGCGACGCTTCATCGAAAACAAAGGTAAACCGTCATTCCTATTAGGCGATATTGTGGACTCGGTGCAGGCAAGCGGCGAGTATGAATTAAGCATCAAATTGAAAAAGCCTTTTGCAGCCTTTCCCTCCCTGCTTGCCTTTAACGGTGCTAGTGCCGTTTCCCCGAAAGTCTATGAAATTGGCGCAGGAAAATTCAAACCAAACGAATTTGTAGGCACTGGCCCTTACAAATTGGTGCAGTTTAGCAGCGAGTCGCAACGGTTGGATGTATTTGATAAATACTGGGGAGAAAAACCTGTAAATAAGGGAATTGATGTACAGGTGCTGACCAATTCAGCTAACTTGTATAACACATTTCGTACTGGCGGCGTTGATGTTGCTTACCTATCTCTCGATCCAGATCAGATTGCCAGCTTGAAAGATGGCGGGACAAAAGGTAGTTGGCAGGTTAACGAGTCTCAGGGAAGTGCGGCTAGTTACATGGTGCTGAATACGAAAGCTAAGCCCCTGGATAACCCAATAGTACGGCAAGCGATCGCATCGATGGTAAATCGACCCCTGGTAAATGAGCGATCGCTGAAAAATCAAGCCGAACCACTTTATAGTATGGTGCCGACAACCTTTGATGTCTACAAGCCAGTATTCAAAGATCAGTATGGCGATGGCAACACCGAAAAAGCAAAACAACTGTTGCAGGAAGCCGGATACTCTCCCACCAATCCCCTAAAGTTAGAGGTTTGGTATCCATCTACTTCACCCACTCGCCGACTCGCGGCGGGTACACTCCAAGCATTAGCGACTCAACAGTTCGGTGGGACGCTGCAATTTGAAGTGAAAACTGAGGATTCTGCCAGCTTTTTTAAGAACGTGTCGCAGGGAATTTATCAGACAGTCTTACTGGACTGGTATCCGGACTTTCTCGATCCTGACAACTACGTGCAGCCGTTTTTGGATTGTACCAAAGGTTCAGCTGCAACCGGGTGTGAAGAAGGAGCCAGCCAAACTCAGGGGTCTTTTTACTATAGCGATCGCATGAACCAGCTAATTGCACAGCAGCGAAAAGAACAAAATCCCGAAGCCAGAAAGAAAGTCTTCGCAGAAATTCAAGACTTACTCGCCAAAGATGTTCCCTACGTCCCCTTGTGGCAAAGTAAAGATTACGCCTTTGCCCAAAAAGGTGTCAACGGTCTTCGCATCAACCCGACTCAAGATTTTGCTTTTTGGACGATCAAAAAGTAA
- a CDS encoding XisI protein, whose protein sequence is MLTQYYEWGSNTPQDGIEECLAFDKIRDHYFWFHLGWDGKHRVQSVMVYLRIRDGKIWVEEDWTKQGILNELLEAEVPHEDIVLGF, encoded by the coding sequence ATATTAACCCAATACTATGAGTGGGGATCTAACACTCCTCAAGATGGGATAGAAGAATGCTTGGCATTTGATAAGATTCGAGACCACTATTTTTGGTTCCACCTTGGCTGGGATGGCAAACATAGGGTTCAATCGGTAATGGTTTACCTGCGAATTCGAGATGGAAAGATTTGGGTTGAGGAGGACTGGACGAAGCAGGGAATTCTCAACGAACTGTTAGAAGCTGAGGTACCCCATGAGGATATCGTTTTGGGATTTTAG
- a CDS encoding TOBE-like domain-containing protein: protein MGIVVENVSKQFGSFKAVDQVSLEIKTGSLVALLGPSGSGKSTLLRLIAGLETPDSGKIWITGKDATNQSVQDRNIGFVFQHYALFKHLSVRNNIAFGMEIQKVPKAKIKARVEELLELIQLKGLGDRYPSQLSGGQRQRVALARSLAVQPKVLLLDEPFGALDAKVRKDLRAWLRRLHDEVHVTTVFVTHDQEEAMEVADEIVVTNKGKIEQVGTPAEIYDHPATPFVMSFIGPVNVLPSSSHIFQGNGFDSSQPEIFLRPHDVVIQTEPNGTTVSARVNRLIHLGWEIQAELILDDGQVVTANISREKFDQLKLNTQQQVFVKPKDAKSFPLYYSI, encoded by the coding sequence GTGGGCATAGTTGTTGAAAACGTATCTAAACAGTTTGGCAGTTTCAAAGCTGTTGACCAGGTAAGCTTAGAAATTAAAACTGGCTCTCTGGTGGCGCTATTGGGGCCTTCGGGTTCGGGAAAATCCACGCTACTGAGGCTAATAGCTGGTCTAGAGACACCAGACAGTGGCAAAATCTGGATCACTGGCAAAGATGCCACAAATCAGAGCGTCCAAGATAGAAATATTGGGTTTGTGTTTCAGCACTATGCCCTGTTTAAGCACCTGAGTGTCCGCAACAATATCGCCTTTGGCATGGAAATTCAAAAAGTTCCCAAGGCAAAAATCAAGGCGCGGGTGGAAGAATTGCTAGAGTTAATTCAATTGAAAGGACTAGGCGATCGCTATCCTTCCCAACTCTCCGGAGGTCAGCGGCAAAGAGTTGCCCTAGCGCGAAGTCTAGCAGTTCAACCGAAAGTATTGCTGCTGGATGAACCCTTTGGGGCATTAGATGCTAAAGTTCGCAAAGACCTACGAGCTTGGTTGCGGCGGCTGCACGACGAAGTACACGTTACAACGGTTTTCGTTACCCACGACCAGGAAGAAGCGATGGAAGTTGCTGATGAAATCGTGGTGACGAACAAAGGCAAAATTGAGCAGGTGGGAACGCCAGCCGAAATTTACGACCACCCAGCCACGCCTTTTGTGATGAGCTTTATTGGCCCGGTAAACGTCTTACCCAGTAGTTCACACATTTTCCAGGGTAACGGGTTTGATTCCAGCCAACCGGAGATATTTTTGCGTCCCCATGATGTGGTAATTCAAACTGAGCCAAACGGAACTACTGTATCTGCCAGAGTCAATCGTCTGATTCATCTAGGTTGGGAAATTCAGGCAGAATTAATCTTAGATGATGGTCAGGTAGTGACAGCGAACATTTCCCGCGAAAAGTTTGACCAATTGAAACTTAATACACAACAACAAGTATTTGTCAAGCCAAAAGACGCAAAATCTTTCCCGCTGTACTATTCGATTTGA
- the chlP gene encoding geranylgeranyl reductase: protein MTLRVAVVGSGPAGSSAAETLAKAGIETYLFERKLDNAKPCGGAIPLCMVSEFDLPPEIIDRRVRKMKMISPSNVEVDINIQKEDEYIGMCRREVLDGFLRDRAAKLGANLINGTVYKLDIPTNNTDPYTLHYADHSDGSAEGVMKTLKVDLVIGADGANSRVAKAIDAGDYNYAIAFQERIRLPDDKMAYYNDLAEMYVGNDVSTDFYAWVFPKYDHVAVGTGTMKVNKADIKNLQAGIRARAARKLAGGEIIKVEAHPIPEHPRPRRVVGRVALVGDAAGTVTKSSGEGIYFAAKSARMCAETIVEFSNGGQRIPTEADLKVYLKRWDKKYGLTYKVLDILQTVFYRSDATREAFVEMCADKDVQKLTFDSYLYKTVVPANPLIQMKITAKTIGSLLRGSALAP from the coding sequence TTGACACTACGGGTTGCTGTTGTAGGATCGGGACCTGCGGGTTCATCTGCTGCCGAAACCTTGGCAAAAGCCGGAATCGAGACTTACTTGTTTGAGCGCAAGCTAGACAACGCCAAGCCTTGTGGCGGGGCAATTCCGCTGTGCATGGTGAGTGAGTTTGATCTGCCGCCAGAGATTATCGATCGGCGGGTGAGAAAAATGAAGATGATCTCACCTTCCAATGTTGAAGTTGATATCAATATCCAAAAAGAAGATGAATATATCGGTATGTGCCGTCGCGAGGTGCTGGATGGCTTCTTGCGCGATCGCGCTGCCAAGTTGGGTGCTAATTTAATCAACGGCACCGTTTATAAACTGGATATACCCACAAACAATACTGATCCTTACACCTTGCACTACGCCGATCATTCGGATGGTAGCGCTGAAGGAGTAATGAAGACCCTAAAAGTCGATTTGGTAATTGGGGCAGATGGTGCAAATTCCCGCGTTGCTAAGGCAATTGATGCCGGGGATTACAATTATGCGATCGCTTTCCAAGAGCGAATTCGCCTGCCAGATGACAAAATGGCTTACTACAACGACCTGGCAGAAATGTATGTCGGTAACGATGTCTCTACTGACTTCTACGCCTGGGTATTCCCCAAATACGACCACGTAGCTGTCGGTACTGGCACCATGAAGGTGAACAAAGCCGACATCAAAAATCTGCAAGCAGGCATCCGCGCCCGTGCTGCCCGTAAGCTTGCAGGCGGTGAGATTATTAAAGTAGAAGCTCACCCGATTCCAGAGCATCCCAGACCCCGCCGCGTCGTCGGTAGAGTCGCCCTAGTAGGAGATGCTGCCGGAACTGTCACCAAGTCTTCTGGTGAAGGTATTTACTTTGCCGCTAAGTCGGCGCGGATGTGTGCTGAAACCATTGTGGAATTTTCCAACGGTGGTCAGCGCATTCCTACTGAAGCCGACCTCAAGGTGTACCTGAAGCGTTGGGATAAGAAGTACGGACTCACCTACAAGGTGCTGGATATCCTGCAAACCGTCTTCTATCGTTCCGATGCTACCCGTGAAGCCTTTGTAGAGATGTGCGCTGACAAAGACGTGCAGAAGCTGACATTTGACAGCTATCTCTACAAAACGGTTGTCCCAGCAAATCCCTTGATTCAAATGAAGATTACGGCCAAAACCATTGGTAGTTTGCTTCGGGGTAGTGCTTTAGCTCCTTAA
- a CDS encoding response regulator transcription factor, with the protein MPRILVIDDDAAIAELVSINLEMAGYDVSQAPDGIKGQALAMQLQPDLIMLDLMLPKVDGFTVCQRLRRDERTADIPVLMLTALGQTQNKVEGFNAGADDYLTKPFEVEEMLARVRALLRRTDRIPQAAKHSEILSYGPITLVPERFEAIWFSGTVKLTHLEFELLHCLLQRHGQTVSPSEILREVWGYDPDDDIETIRVHIRHLRTKLEPDPRHPRYIKTVYGAGYCLELPNAEQMTADAV; encoded by the coding sequence ATGCCCCGGATACTCGTCATCGACGACGACGCTGCGATCGCAGAATTAGTCTCAATCAATCTGGAAATGGCTGGATACGATGTCAGCCAAGCACCAGACGGCATAAAAGGTCAGGCTTTGGCTATGCAACTGCAACCAGACCTGATCATGCTCGACTTGATGCTGCCCAAGGTAGACGGCTTTACCGTCTGCCAGCGCTTGCGGCGGGATGAGCGTACTGCCGATATTCCGGTGCTAATGTTGACAGCACTGGGTCAGACTCAAAATAAAGTAGAAGGCTTTAATGCTGGTGCCGATGATTACCTGACCAAGCCGTTTGAAGTGGAAGAAATGCTGGCACGAGTGCGGGCGTTGTTGCGACGTACAGACCGCATCCCTCAAGCAGCCAAACACTCGGAAATCCTCAGCTATGGGCCGATAACGTTAGTACCAGAAAGATTTGAGGCTATCTGGTTCAGCGGAACGGTTAAGCTAACTCATCTGGAGTTTGAACTACTGCATTGCTTACTCCAAAGGCACGGTCAAACTGTCTCTCCCAGTGAAATTCTGCGGGAAGTCTGGGGCTATGACCCGGATGATGACATAGAAACCATTCGGGTGCATATCCGGCACTTGAGAACGAAGCTAGAGCCAGATCCGCGTCACCCACGTTATATCAAAACTGTGTACGGTGCAGGCTATTGCCTGGAGTTGCCAAACGCTGAACAAATGACCGCAGACGCGGTTTAA
- a CDS encoding DUF389 domain-containing protein has protein sequence MRQLLVQVSRGSGQEVIDIAKSCDGANLALLEATGSEGLLDLAIVNVPNGKVEQLLSKLEKLPNAHITLIPRGVITLQPPPSEAPQQVKDVGNRAPVEVFLGGLQSVGSWRGFLGYAAAAGFVVWIGLFTNTTYLLVAAMLIAPFAGPAMNVAIATARGDRTLLKRSLLRYVAALAVTITVTGVLSLLLRQEAATEQMISTSNLSTVAVMLPLVAGAAGALNLVQSERSSLVSGAAVGTLVAASLAPPAGLIGMAIAIGQWDLALNGFFVLLLQLVGINFSGAIVFRLYGLSPRGARYDRGKNWVFPSGLTATILALAGLLTWQFSNPPQLQRSSRAQRAVGEIQKVLNGSDLADLVEANVRFTRADIKGQNTMLGTIYVQRREGITVPTEEIRTQIERKIQSHLLEQGFNATPLIDVSVLEAPTSNL, from the coding sequence ATGCGGCAATTACTGGTGCAGGTGTCGCGCGGAAGCGGGCAAGAAGTTATCGACATCGCTAAGAGTTGTGATGGAGCAAACCTTGCCCTCCTAGAAGCCACTGGGAGTGAAGGGCTGTTAGATCTAGCGATCGTTAATGTTCCTAATGGGAAAGTTGAGCAGCTGTTGTCAAAACTGGAAAAGCTGCCAAATGCCCACATCACGCTAATTCCCCGTGGGGTCATTACCTTACAGCCACCGCCTTCTGAGGCACCACAGCAGGTTAAAGATGTCGGCAATCGCGCTCCCGTAGAAGTGTTTCTCGGAGGTTTGCAAAGCGTCGGTTCCTGGCGAGGATTTTTGGGGTATGCAGCAGCAGCAGGCTTTGTCGTCTGGATTGGCTTATTTACCAATACGACCTATTTGCTAGTTGCTGCCATGTTAATTGCGCCGTTTGCGGGGCCAGCAATGAACGTAGCGATCGCTACAGCACGCGGTGATAGAACATTGCTCAAACGTAGCCTCTTAAGATATGTTGCAGCGCTGGCGGTAACAATCACCGTAACTGGCGTGCTTAGCCTGCTACTAAGGCAGGAAGCCGCCACAGAACAAATGATTAGCACCAGTAATCTTTCCACAGTTGCAGTGATGCTGCCCCTAGTTGCAGGTGCGGCTGGAGCCTTGAACCTGGTGCAATCTGAGCGGAGTAGTTTGGTATCGGGGGCAGCGGTGGGAACCCTGGTGGCGGCTTCACTGGCACCACCTGCGGGATTAATTGGGATGGCGATCGCCATTGGTCAATGGGATCTGGCGCTTAACGGCTTCTTTGTGTTGTTGCTGCAATTGGTGGGGATTAACTTTTCAGGAGCGATCGTCTTCCGCCTCTACGGACTCTCCCCTCGCGGCGCTCGTTACGACCGAGGTAAAAATTGGGTTTTTCCCTCTGGTCTTACAGCTACAATTTTGGCTTTAGCGGGTTTGCTGACTTGGCAGTTCTCGAATCCCCCGCAATTGCAGCGTTCCAGCCGCGCCCAACGTGCTGTTGGCGAGATTCAGAAGGTGCTGAATGGAAGTGATTTAGCCGACCTGGTGGAGGCGAATGTCCGTTTCACCCGTGCCGATATTAAAGGTCAAAACACTATGCTCGGCACCATCTACGTTCAACGTCGCGAAGGCATTACGGTGCCTACCGAAGAGATTCGCACCCAGATCGAACGCAAGATCCAAAGCCACTTACTCGAACAAGGGTTCAATGCTACGCCGTTGATTGATGTCAGCGTTCTGGAAGCGCCAACCAGTAATTTATAA